Proteins co-encoded in one Cyprinus carpio isolate SPL01 chromosome B5, ASM1834038v1, whole genome shotgun sequence genomic window:
- the LOC109102342 gene encoding lipocalin-like — RVSFTQVAGKWYLIGFATNAEWFVARKGNMKMGIAMLTPTDEGDLEMAYSSLNPDGTCWRMNHLAQKTDIPGKFSFRSKRWETDNDMRVVDVKYDEYALIHTIKTKADSTTLLNKLYGRTPDLSQDVLDKFTEFSLEQGILPENIAILPKNDECP, encoded by the exons CGTGTGTCCTTCACACAGGTGGCTGGGAAATGGTACCTGATTGGTTTTGCCACCAATGCTGAGTGGTTTGTCGCCCGCAAGGGGAACATGAAGATGGGCATCGCCATGCTGACGCCGACTGATGAAGGAGATCTGGAGATGGCATATTCCAGTCTCAA TCCTGATGGCACATGCTGGAGAATGAACCATCTGGCTCAAAAGACGGATATTCCTGGGAAATTCAGCTTCCGCAGTAAAC GCTGGGAGACTGACAATGACATGCGTGTTGTTGATGTGAAGTATGATGAATATGCTTTGATCCACACCATCAAGACCAAAGCCGACTCCACCACGCTTCTCAACAAACTCTATg GGCGAACCCCAGACCTGAGCCAGGACGTCCTGGACAAGTTCACTGAGTTTTCACTGGAGCAAGGCATTCTTCCTGAGAACATTGCCATCCTGCCGAAAAATG ACGAGTGCCCTTGA
- the LOC109102340 gene encoding zinc finger Y-chromosomal protein 1-like: protein MDEEVTRLALRSQEPKIILHGSDEGGAGEEEEYVVELQETVLVSEVEGEAASVQGFSSDELVIQDAVEDVVAEYVHCDDDEGVAVETCVMSLEGEEEEEDGVAMAEMTEDVLVTEGRDPEHDSDGCGDYLMISLDEAGKMVSGDGEEVTVEGAIDDQEVEKDEDGQEVIKVYIFKADSGEDDLGETVDLGENEAVALAEPVVRPLREKMVYMSVGDAHHTQTDGGSKLSDEVYMEVVVGGEEPVPHDRPYDSTALSKDFMPVAWAAAYGADEGCENRNGAASALLHIDESDALDKLNRQHGKNKRRAEPRQVQTAIIIGPYGQPLTVYPCMLCGKKFKSRGFLKRHTRNHHQDVLSRKKYQCTDCDFTTNKKVSLHNHMEVHALSNKAPFECETCGKEFHQQAALFSHRLQHHHQEQKSPTAIASPLPPAAANKTHKCKFCDYETAEQGLLNRHLLAVHSKSFPHICVECGKGFRHPSELKKHMRTHTGEKPYSCMYCDYKSADSSNLKTHVKTKHSRELPFHCERCGQTFGEEDELTQHAATHEDARGHQCSHCEHRSSNSSDLKRHVISVHTKDYPHKCAVCGKGFHRPSELKKHSASHKAKKLHQCRHCNFKIADPFVLSRHILSVHTKEQQQQQPSQSPSPPSQASPPQAPPTEKPAPKRTISAAQLAAPAVKKSGGAKGPRERRVYQCQYCDYSTGDASGFKRHVISIHTKDYPHRCQYCSKGFRRPSEKNQHIMRHHKDMVPAE from the exons ATGGATGAGGAGGTGACAAGGCTTGCTCTGCGTTCCCAAGAGCCAAAGATTATACTGCATGGCTCAG ATGAGGGCGGtgctggggaggaggaggagTACGTGGTGGAGCTGCAGGAGACGGTGCTGGTGTCAGAGGTGGAGGGCGAGGCCGCGTCTGTCCAGGGCTTCTCCTCCGACGAGCTCGTCATCCAGGACGCCGTGGAGGATGTGGTCGCCGAGTACGTGCACTGCGATGACGACGAGGGCGTTGCCGTGGAGACCTGTGTGATGTCACTGGAgggtgaggaggaagaggaggacggCGTTGCCATGGCAGAGATGACGGAGGATGTTCTGGTGACGGAGGGCAGGGACCCTGAGCACGACTCGGACGGCTGCGGAGATTACCTCATGATCTCCT TGGACGAGGCGGGTAAGATGGTGTCTGGAGACGGAGAGGAGGTGACCGTCGAGGGGGCGATAGATGACCAGGAGGTGGAGAAGGATGAGGACGGACAGGAAGTCATTAAAGTTTACATCTTTAAAGCAGACTCTGGAGAAGACGACCTCG gagAGACGGTGGATCTCGGTGAGAACGAGGCGGTGGCTCTGGCTGAGCCTGTGGTTCGTCCGCTGAGAGAGAAGATGGTCTACATGTCTGTGGGAGACGCTCATCACACACAGACTGATG GAGGGTCTAAGCTCTCGGACGAGGTGTACATGGAGGTGGTGGTGGGAGGAGAGGAGCCGGTTCCTCACGACAGACCGTATGACAGCACTGCCCTCAGCAAGGACTTCATGCCCGTCGCGTGGGCCGCTGCATACG GAGCGGATGAGGGCTGTGAGAACCGTAACGGAGCAGCGAGCGCATTACTGCACATTGACGAGTCGGATGCACTGGACAAACTCAACCGGCAACACGGCAAGAACAAGAGACGAGCTGAACCCCGACAGGTCCAAACAG CGATCATCATCGGTCCGTATGGACAGCCTCTGACTGTCTACCCCTGCATGCTGTGTGGCAAGAAATTCAAATCCCGCGGCTTCCTCAAGCGTCACACTCGCAACCACCACCAGGACGTGTTGAGTCGCAAAAAGTACCAGTGCACGGACTGTGACTTCACCACCAACAAAAAAGTCAGTCTGCACAACCACATGGAGGTGCACGCGCTCAGCAACAAAGCTCCGTTTGAATGCGAGACCTGCGGTAAGGAGTTCCACCAGCAGGCGGCGCTGTTCTCGCACCGTCTCCAGCACCACCACCAGGAGCAGAAATCGCCCACGGCCATCGCGTCGCCGCTTCCTCCCGCCGCGGCGAACAAGACGCACAAATGCAAGTTTTGTGATTATGAGACTGCCGAGCAAGGGCTGCTCAATCGCCACCTGCTGGCCGTGCACAGTAAGAGCTTCCCGCACATTTGCGTGGAATGCGGCAAGGGTTTCCGCCATCCGTCGGAGCTAAAGAAACACATGCGCACGCACACCGGCGAGAAGCCGTACTCGTGCATGTACTGCGATTACAAATCGGCCGACTCGTCCAATCTGAAGACGCACGTGAAGACGAAGCACAGCCGCGAGCTGCCGTTTCACTGCGAGCGCTGCGGCCAAACCTTCGGCGAGGAAGACGAGCTGACGCAGCACGCGGCTACACACGAGGACGCTCGGGGACACCAGTGCAGCCACTGCGAGCACCGCAGCTCCAACTCCAGCGACCTTAAGCGGCACGTCATTTCCGTGCACACTAAAGACTACCCGCATAAATGCGCCGTCTGCGGGAAAGGCTTCCACCGGCCGTCCGAGCTTAAGAAACACTCGGCGTCGCATAAAGCCAAGAAACTGCACCAGTGCCGCCACTGCAACTTCAAGATCGCAGACCCGTTCGTTCTCAGCCGCCATATCTTATCCGTTCACACTAaggaacagcagcagcagcagccgtcACAGTCCCCGAGTCCGCCCTCGCAGGCGTCGCCTCCGCAAGCCCCGCCCACAGAAAAGCCCGCCCCCAAGAGGACTATAAGTGCGGCGCAGTTAGCAGCGCCTGCTGTAAAGAAATCCGGCGGCGCGAAGGGCCCGCGAGAACGGAGGGTGTATCAATGTCAATATTGCGACTACAGCACGGGAGATGCGTCTGGCTTCAAAAGACACGTTATTTCCATCCATACTAAGGACTATCCGCATCGCTGTCAGTACTGTTCGAAGGGCTTCCGGAGACCTTCGGAGAAAAACCAGCACATTATGAGGCACCATAAAGACATGGTGCCAGCAGAATGA